Proteins co-encoded in one Juglans regia cultivar Chandler chromosome 16, Walnut 2.0, whole genome shotgun sequence genomic window:
- the LOC108989370 gene encoding cell division control protein 48 homolog B-like: protein MESQGTSSSHNIDSQNRWRAEQAIAGNAEALQALRELITFPLYYSREAQKLGLKWPRGLLLYGPPGTGKTSLVRAVVRECGAHLTIISPHSVHRAHAGESEKVLREAFSEASSQAVMGKPSVIFIDEIDALCPRRDSRREQDVRVASQLLTLMDSNKPSSTSVPQVVVVASTNRVDVIDPALRRSGRFDAEIEVTTPTEEERFQILKVIMNLLNL from the exons ATGGAAAGCCAAGGCACCAGCAGCAGCCACAACATCGACAGCCAGAACCGGTGGAGAGCAGAGCAAGCAATTGCCGGAAATGCAGAAGCTCTCCAAGCTCTCAGAGAGCTCATCACTTTCCCTCTCTATTACTCTCGCGAAGCTCAGAAACTCGGTCTTAAA TGGCCCCGAGGTTTGCTCCTGTACGGTCCACCGGGTACCGGAAAG ACAAGCTTGGTGCGGGCAGTTGTTCGGGAATGCGGTGCACATCTAACCATTATCAG TCCGCATTCTGTTCATAGAGCACATGCTGGAGAAAGTGAGAAGGTTCTGCGGGAGGCATTTTCAGAGGCATCGTCTCAGGCAGTGATGGGCAAGCCATCAGTTATATTTATCGATGAAATAGATGCACTTTGTCCTCGTCGTGATTCCAG AAGGGAGCAAGATGTTCGGGTGGCCTCTCAACTCTTAACACTAATGGACTCCAATAAACCTTCCTCAACTTCTGTACCACAGGTTGTTGTAGTTGCATCCACTAACAG GGTGGATGTAATTGACCCTGCACTAAGAAGATCAGGGCGTTTTGATGCTGAAATTGAAGTTACTACACCTACTGAGGAGGAGCGCTTTCAAATTCTCAAGGTAATCATGAATCTGCTAAATTTATAA